In the Acidovorax sp. A79 genome, one interval contains:
- a CDS encoding response regulator transcription factor translates to MRILLVEDDTLLRAQLRTALHGAGYTVDEADNGRDAQFLGDTEAVDAVVLDLGLPVVDGLTVLKRWRAEGRNMPVLILTARDNWHEKVAGIDAGADDYLTKPFHQEELLARLRALIRRASGLASAVLQCGDWSLDTRSGRVTCAGQPVALTAHEYKVLAYLMHRPGVLVSRAELTEHIYAQDFDRDSNTIEVFVGRLRKKLHSLSVHAARIETVRGMGYRLVPP, encoded by the coding sequence ATGCGCATCCTCCTGGTAGAAGACGACACGTTGCTGCGCGCCCAGTTGCGCACGGCGCTGCACGGCGCTGGCTACACCGTGGATGAAGCCGACAACGGGCGCGACGCGCAGTTTCTGGGCGACACCGAGGCGGTGGATGCCGTGGTGCTGGACCTGGGCCTGCCGGTGGTGGACGGGCTCACGGTGCTCAAACGCTGGCGGGCCGAGGGGCGCAACATGCCGGTGCTGATCCTCACCGCGCGGGACAACTGGCACGAAAAGGTGGCGGGTATCGACGCCGGTGCCGATGATTACCTGACCAAACCATTTCACCAGGAAGAACTGCTGGCGCGCCTGCGTGCACTCATCCGCCGCGCGAGCGGGCTGGCGTCGGCGGTGCTGCAGTGTGGCGACTGGTCGCTGGACACCCGCAGTGGCCGTGTGACCTGCGCGGGCCAGCCCGTGGCGCTGACGGCGCATGAGTACAAGGTGCTCGCCTACCTCATGCACCGGCCCGGCGTGCTGGTATCGCGCGCCGAGCTGACCGAACACATCTACGCGCAGGACTTTGACCGGGACTCCAACACCATCGAAGTCTTTGTGGGGCGCTTGCGAAAAAAGCTGCATTCGCTGTCGGTCCACGCTGCGCGTATCGAGACGGTGCGTGGCATGGGCTACCGCCTGGTGCCGCCATGA
- a CDS encoding PepSY domain-containing protein — MVSIPYCASTSCRVARLDVAACVLWAAALATPHALASGKEDHDRARQAVQAGQVLPLPVVLERLQREVPGQVLEVELEQEQDRWIYEIKLLTPAGQLTKVKLDARTAEVLRIKSRDDQRTGREHRQERPRN; from the coding sequence ATGGTTTCCATCCCCTACTGTGCCTCCACAAGCTGCCGGGTTGCGCGCCTGGACGTGGCGGCGTGTGTGCTGTGGGCCGCTGCGCTGGCTACGCCACACGCTCTGGCCAGCGGCAAGGAAGACCACGACCGCGCCCGGCAGGCCGTGCAGGCGGGCCAGGTGCTGCCGTTGCCCGTGGTGCTGGAGCGTCTGCAGCGCGAAGTGCCCGGCCAGGTGCTGGAAGTGGAGCTGGAGCAGGAGCAGGATCGCTGGATTTACGAGATCAAGCTGCTCACACCTGCGGGGCAGTTGACCAAGGTCAAGCTGGATGCGCGAACGGCCGAGGTATTGCGCATCAAATCGCGCGACGATCAACGCACCGGCCGAGAGCATCGGCAAGAGCGGCCTCGCAATTAG
- a CDS encoding DUF1924 domain-containing protein, translating into MPALRTLALTALCAMAATNISHAADTTAARQLAHWSAQAGSPGHADKGKVFFTTRHGGEWSCASCHGTPPTTQGKHASTGKSIAPLAPAFNPRAFTDTAKIDKWFRRNCNDVLSRECTAIEKADVLAYLNALKP; encoded by the coding sequence ATGCCCGCCCTCCGCACCCTGGCACTGACTGCGCTCTGCGCAATGGCGGCCACCAACATCAGCCACGCCGCAGACACCACCGCCGCCCGGCAGCTCGCGCACTGGAGCGCACAGGCCGGCAGCCCGGGCCACGCCGACAAGGGCAAGGTGTTCTTCACCACCCGACATGGCGGCGAGTGGTCTTGCGCCTCGTGCCACGGCACGCCACCCACCACGCAGGGCAAACATGCCAGCACCGGCAAGTCGATCGCACCCCTGGCCCCCGCCTTCAACCCCAGGGCCTTCACCGACACGGCCAAGATCGACAAGTGGTTTCGCCGCAACTGCAACGACGTGCTGAGCCGCGAATGCACAGCGATCGAGAAGGCCGATGT